The Numenius arquata chromosome 7, bNumArq3.hap1.1, whole genome shotgun sequence genome has a window encoding:
- the SLC17A5 gene encoding sialin — METEEGEDRTPLLKESQPGTVPACCSARYNLALLAFFGFFLLYALRVNLSVALVDMVEPNISLAKNTTSNVCPEHSSTINVPRNTTGEKYSWDADTQGWILGSFFYGYIITQIPGGYLASRIGGKLLLGFGIFGTSVFTLLTPLAANLGVGYLIAVRALEGLGEGVTFPAMHSMWSSWAPPLERSKLLSISYAGAQLGTVVSLPLSGLICYYMNWVYVFYIFGALGVLWFFFWMWLVSDTPETHRSISHAEREYILSSLKDQLSTQKSVPWRPMLESLPLWAIVVAHFSYNWTFYTLLTLLPTYMKEILRFDAQENGFLSALPYFGCWLCIILSGQIADYLREKQNFSTVCVRKCFTLIGMIGPAVFLVAAGFIGCNYALAVAFVTISTTLGGFCTSGYSINHLDIAPSYAGILLGITNSFATIPGMVGPVIAKNLTHNNTVGEWQTVFYIAASINLFGAIFFAFFASGEVQDWAVSGYHLHRS; from the exons ATGGAGACCGAGGAGGGGGAGGACCGCACCCCGCTGCTGAAGGAGTCCCAGCCCGGCACGG TCCCCGCGTGCTGCTCAGCTCGCTACAACCTGGCACTGCTGGCCTTTTTCGGGTTCTTCCTGCTGTACGCGTTGCGTGTGAACCTGAGCGTTGCTCTGGTGGACATGGTAGAGCCCAACATAAGCTTAGCCAAGAATACGACTTCCAACGTGTGTCCAGAGCATTCCTCCACCATAAATGTTCCTCGCAACACAACG ggGGAAAAGTATTCTTGGGATGCTGATACTCAGGGATGGATCCTCGGTTCATTTTTCTATGGCTATATCATTACTCAGATTCCAGGAGGATATCTTGCCAGCAGGATTGGAGGGAAGCTGTTACTGGGGTTTGGCATCTTTGGAACCTCAGTTTTCACCTTGCTGACGCCCTTAGCTGCAAACCTGGGGGTTGGCTACCTCATAGCTGTCAGAGCCTTGGAAGGACTGGGAGAG GGTGTTACCTTCCCAGCGATGCACTCGATGTGGTCTTCTTGGGCGCCCCCGCTGGAACGCAGCAAGCTCCTGAGTATTTCGTATGCAG GTGCACAGCTGGGAACTGTTGTCTCCCTGCCACTCTCTGGTTTGATCTGCTACTACATGAACTGGGTTTACGTGTTCTACATATTTG GTGCTCTTGGCGTATTATGGTTCTTCTTCTGGATGTGGTTGGTTAGTGATACACCAGAAACTCACAGGAGCATTTCACACGCTGAGAGAGAATATATACTCTCTTCTCTCAAAGATCAG CTTTCTACACAGAAATCTGTTCCCTGGAGGCCTATGCTGGAGTCCCTGCCGCTCTGGGCTATCGTTGTGGCTCACTTCTCCTATAACTGGACTTTCTACACCCTTCTTACCCTCCTACCCACCTACATGAAGGAGATCCTGCGGTTTGATGCACAGGAG AATGGTTTTTTGTCCGCCCTACCTTATTTTGGCTGCTGGTTATGTATAATTCTGTCAGGGCAAATTGCTGATTATTTGCGGGAAAAACAGAACTTCTCCACTGTTTGTGTTCGCAAATGTTTTACCCTCATAG GAATGATTGGACCCGCCGTGTTCTTGGTGGCTGCAGGATTCATAGGCTGCAACTACGCCCTGGCTGTTGCCTTCGTGACCATATCGACAACGCTGGGAGGATTTTGTACCTCTGGCTACAGCATCAACCACCTGGACATCGCACCCTC GTATGCTGGAATTCTCTTAGGGATCACCAATTCTTTTGCCACTATCCCAGGAATGGTGGGGCCAGTTATTGCCAAGAACCTCACTCATAAT AACACTGTGGGAGAATGGCAGACTGTTTTCTATATTGCTGCTTCTATTAATCTATTTGGAGCGATTTTCTTTGCGTTCTTTGCCAGTGGAGAAGTGCAGGACTGGGCAGTCAGTGGGTATCACTTGCACAGAAGCTGA